From the Halobacterium zhouii genome, the window CACCACGGTTTGCGAGCCGAACGGACCCCCCGGTTCCGCTGGCCGTACGAACAGTGCGGAACCGGAGGTTCCCTAGCCCATGCGAGCGGGCCGTTGGCCCGCGAGCAGACGGCGCGAAGCGCCGGAGCAGAGAGCGGTGCGCAAAGCGCATCCGACGCAGGAAAGTGGCCGCGTACCACCCGGAATCAGGCGTGCTGGGAGTGGTATCGAACCGGATACCAAGGAGTGGTTTTATCCTCGTGGGCGCCGCACGTGATGGTATGACAGAGGCACGCGACGAAGAGGTCTTTCACCACGAGTTGGAGACGTCCCGAAACGAGCCCTCGGTCCAGATCGCCGAGATTGTCGCGTCACACGAGGACACGAACGAGGAGAGTCTCACTCCCGTGTACAACCAGATCGACCACGTCATCTCACACATCTTCTCGGACCCGCCGGACCCGAGCGCAGAGGTCGAGGTCACGTTCTCGTACGAGCAGTACCGAATCACGGTCGAACAGAACGGGGAGGCGACGTTCGTCAGAA encodes:
- a CDS encoding HalOD1 output domain-containing protein, encoding MTEARDEEVFHHELETSRNEPSVQIAEIVASHEDTNEESLTPVYNQIDHVISHIFSDPPDPSAEVEVTFSYEQYRITVEQNGEATFVRTK